The Candidatus Cybelea sp. genome contains a region encoding:
- a CDS encoding recombinase family protein → MSERAWSYCAVSSSPQEATLEEQIKWCEQTAAANGWLITRTFSAVGTGKAGTRKLLDDLIAELIATPKAERPRRILMVRLDRLGRGDGLDSIAAIAQLRKLGATIYTRDIGAVTIASASDALRPILDAVIAGIENEKRSDRVRAGKARRKAAGLHNGNPPYGCTLLDGRAVAYEPEAVLTREIFERRAGGWGYDRLARYAAERAMPKLLHDGKTRALRWGRSTIQRLIWCRTLRGVAVPEQLWDEANSVANPDFKTRKIQSWPYPLAGALRCTCGFMLSGQCSGREPYRERYYVCRNIAEHRYYPHWRSSLAEAAFEVILSRLSAEPTLLEPQDRRAELDGLRARERATKLEVDEIERRRRVCWDMAERGQITGEQMRERLDEVDADRKRARGAYDGARSEIAAIEKMTVSVDAVIDVLTVLSTTWADASLELKQETARAVTAVIGGLFVEPAPRMDPRQRIRGRPQPVQILTGDEIAALGHLSEKLRTIAACGRLRGFAYLLGRS, encoded by the coding sequence ATGAGTGAGCGCGCCTGGTCCTATTGCGCCGTTTCGAGCTCGCCGCAAGAGGCGACGCTCGAGGAGCAAATCAAATGGTGCGAGCAGACCGCAGCCGCCAACGGCTGGCTTATCACGCGCACGTTCAGCGCTGTCGGAACCGGCAAAGCTGGCACCCGGAAACTGCTAGACGACCTCATTGCCGAGCTGATCGCGACGCCGAAAGCCGAGCGCCCGCGACGGATCCTGATGGTTCGGCTCGATCGGCTCGGCCGCGGCGATGGGCTTGATAGCATCGCGGCGATCGCACAGCTGCGCAAACTGGGCGCGACGATCTACACGCGCGATATCGGAGCCGTCACGATCGCTAGCGCCAGCGACGCCCTGCGCCCGATCCTCGACGCCGTGATCGCCGGCATCGAAAACGAGAAACGTTCCGATCGCGTGCGCGCCGGCAAAGCTCGCCGGAAAGCCGCCGGCCTCCACAACGGCAATCCGCCCTACGGGTGCACGCTACTCGACGGGCGCGCCGTCGCCTATGAGCCCGAGGCCGTCCTGACTCGAGAGATATTCGAACGGCGCGCCGGCGGCTGGGGCTACGACCGGCTGGCAAGGTACGCCGCCGAACGCGCGATGCCCAAGCTCTTGCACGATGGCAAGACGCGGGCGCTTCGCTGGGGTCGCTCGACGATCCAGCGCCTGATTTGGTGCCGCACGCTGCGCGGCGTCGCTGTACCGGAGCAGCTTTGGGATGAGGCCAACTCTGTCGCCAATCCCGATTTCAAAACGCGCAAGATTCAGTCGTGGCCGTACCCGCTCGCCGGCGCCCTGCGGTGCACGTGCGGCTTTATGCTTTCCGGCCAGTGTTCGGGCCGCGAGCCCTATCGGGAGCGGTATTACGTCTGCCGAAACATCGCCGAACATCGGTACTACCCGCACTGGCGCTCGAGCCTCGCTGAGGCCGCATTCGAAGTCATCCTGAGCCGGCTGAGCGCCGAGCCGACGCTGCTCGAACCGCAGGACCGCCGGGCGGAACTCGATGGCCTACGTGCCCGCGAACGGGCTACGAAGCTCGAGGTCGACGAGATCGAACGGCGCCGGCGTGTCTGCTGGGATATGGCCGAGCGCGGGCAGATCACCGGTGAGCAGATGCGTGAGCGGCTCGATGAGGTAGACGCCGATCGGAAACGTGCGCGTGGCGCCTACGACGGCGCGCGTAGCGAGATCGCCGCCATCGAGAAGATGACGGTCTCGGTCGACGCGGTGATCGACGTTCTCACGGTACTGTCGACGACTTGGGCGGACGCGAGCCTCGAGCTCAAACAGGAGACCGCGCGCGCGGTGACCGCGGTGATCGGCGGCCTTTTTGTCGAGCCTGCGCCGCGAATGGATCCGCGCCAGAGGATACGCGGGCGCCCCCAACCGGTTCAGATTTTGACGGGGGACGAGATTGCTGCATTGGGACACTTGAGCGAGAAGTTGCGTACCATAGCAGCATGTGGCCGGCTTCGCGGTTTTGCCTATCTTCTCGGCCGATCCTAA